Proteins encoded by one window of Sphingomonas ginkgonis:
- a CDS encoding KTSC domain-containing protein, translating into MSASSLITGAQYWPDERALELSFVSGRRYIYLGVPPLIADGFAAANSKGVFFNRRIKGRFTCHELAPERRRRQVAND; encoded by the coding sequence ATGTCCGCGTCGAGCCTGATCACCGGTGCGCAATACTGGCCGGACGAGCGCGCGCTCGAGCTCTCGTTTGTCAGCGGGCGGCGCTACATCTATCTCGGGGTGCCGCCGCTGATCGCGGACGGGTTCGCCGCGGCGAACAGCAAGGGCGTCTTCTTCAATCGCCGGATCAAGGGCCGCTTCACCTGCCACGAGCTGGCGCCCGAGCGGCGGCGGCGGCAGGTCGCCAACGATTGA